TTTTTAGTCCATTTCGGAaacacaatttttcattttgatggaAGAAGAAATAAGGGGCATTgttgtaatttaaataaattttaagggCAATTATGTCCTAGAGTGCATGAGCAATCCCTGTATGTAGACGGactcttgatatatatatatatataacaaaagtaggtttttattaataacttaatattaatgttcatgtttaatattaaaattttatgttctaaaattaaaatttatatgttatatcaaattttataacttattttaaaatttataaaattagttttatgttatatcaaatattttattcattttatgttataagattattagacatgaataataaaattttaaaatttgatgttatattaattaacgataaaaaaaattatatataatataaaaaattatatatatataaatcggtctGGTCTAGTCCAatgttagaaaaagaaaaatcgaaaccAGACCTACATAGCAAAATTGGAACCGATATTGGACCGAATTGGTTTTGCACCAGACCGAACACACCAGTTTGGTCCAGTTCACTagttttccaaatttttttgttcAACCCTAAATACCAATCCTAAAACATAGAGTAAGTACCACATGTAGAAGAGACAAAACAGTTGGCCTTGCTAATCAATGGTGTCGTTGACAAATAGCAAATGAGAGATGCCAAACTTGGTTCCATTTCTGGAACCAACCGAAAAACTCGATAAAAATCCCTATGTTCCATGATAGAAATAATCTTGTTCAGAGCCTCGAcgataataacaaataataagGGGAATAATGGATCCCCTTAATGTATAACCTTGAAAGCTGCTAAAAAGCccatgtggtaactgaagatgTACATTGTTTGATCCATCCACACCATTTCTCATCAAACCTGCATCATCCAGCAAAGTAGGAAACCTCAATTTACATGATCACATGCCTTCTCCATGTGCAATTTGTAAATCACTCCTGACTTGTCGAATCTTAACCTACCATCCAGACATGCCTTAGCAATAAGTTtgaactaacaaaaaaaaaatgatcaatttaGATGAATCTCCTCAAAGGATATCACCCTCTCTTTTTGGAAAATCGAATGGACTTCATACCAGAATATCTGATCACATTGAGGTTTGACCAGCTACATTAATTGATTCAATAGCAAACAGCCACACGAGGTAAAATAATCCCACCATAGTGTCCCTCTTTGGACCAAAGAATCGAACAAATTATATCTACCCTAAAAGACAAATCCATTGGGATTCGACCAGCTAGGTATCTAATTTTGGTAGAGTGTCCAAGAGCAATCTATGACCGGATTTCATAGCATAAGAACATTTTAACCATAATTCTGGTGGAGTCATCAGAGGCCTAGATTTTAGGCTTTTCCAGTAGAATAGCAGCGCAAATAACATCATCACCCTTAAACAAATAAGTTTACAGCTAATGTCTGTCCATGCTTAGAAAGTGATAAAGAACATAAGATAgatctcattttatatattataccaTGGAAGGGAAAAGTTCTCCCATATCATGAAACATTACAGAACAAGCACACAGCCCAGTAGATGCTGAATGACATCCAAagacaaatattttaattacttgtCTCGTCACAATGAACAGATGTTGAATATCATTCAAAAAGAGTGAAACCTTCCATTACTCATCCAATGACAACCTAAACATACCCACAAACAGAAAGCCTTCACATCATCAGTAGACCCACCTCATCATCTACTTTTGTTACTTCTCGGCCTTTTGCTCCTTTTCAGCCCCAGTGTTGCTTGGTTTAGGGATTGGTTGTATTCTCACATAAGGGTTCCTAGTCAACGTTTCTCCTCTCAGAGCAGCAACATAACGGTCATTTGTATCCTCTTTCCGCTGCAGCTCCCCAAGGTATTCTGCCAGTCTCTCTCGATTTGCTTTCCCCATCATCTGATTCACAGTTTCAAGCAACAAAATGCCAACATGTTTATCCACTTACAGATTGAAATGCTTCAGAGAATCAATCCAAAATTGAAATGCACCTCAAGTGAACGAGTCAAATTATTTGGTCAAAGTAATGGTAGTGAAGACTTGAGCATAAATGCTTCAAGATAAATTATGGATATGTTTTTAGAAGGAAAGGGAGAGACACTAGTTGAGGGTAGGGTGAAAAAATCATGTGTACCTATATtctataaacttaaaaaaaaaagacgaaacCAAATTTTGGTCACATAATAAGGAATCTACCATTGTAAGTTTTAGTAAACCAGTAGCAAACCAGCACAATGAACAAGAATGGTTgaatttcttaaataaaaaataatctaactAACTTATGATATATTGAGCAAATTAGCATATCTTGAGTTATTATGCAATAAAAAAACCTTTAAGTGAGCACCAATGTAAGCACCTTGATCTCCAAAATTTGTTCGGGCATATTGGATTTTTCTCCCTTCACTCTCCTCA
This is a stretch of genomic DNA from Carya illinoinensis cultivar Pawnee chromosome 15, C.illinoinensisPawnee_v1, whole genome shotgun sequence. It encodes these proteins:
- the LOC122297734 gene encoding uncharacterized protein LOC122297734 isoform X4, with amino-acid sequence MESCIPGFYINDLKHINMRRVKGEKSNMPEQILEIKMMGKANRERLAEYLGELQRKEDTNDRYVAALRGETLTRNPYVRIQPIPKPSNTGAEKEQKAEK
- the LOC122297734 gene encoding uncharacterized protein LOC122297734 isoform X5, translating into MDGMESCIPGFYINDLKMMGKANRERLAEYLGELQRKEDTNDRYVAALRGETLTRNPYVRIQPIPKPSNTGAEKEQKAEK
- the LOC122297734 gene encoding uncharacterized protein LOC122297734 isoform X1, giving the protein MSILWEKSETWRWLVRRTKESKPFFITFATICGVVPGIIGYAVMQLTNSRNPELEARLRNNPRPETIHINMRRVKGEKSNMPEQILEIKMMGKANRERLAEYLGELQRKEDTNDRYVAALRGETLTRNPYVRIQPIPKPSNTGAEKEQKAEK
- the LOC122297734 gene encoding uncharacterized protein LOC122297734 isoform X3, with protein sequence MDGMESCIPGFYINDLKHINMRRVKGEKSNMPEQILEIKMMGKANRERLAEYLGELQRKEDTNDRYVAALRGETLTRNPYVRIQPIPKPSNTGAEKEQKAEK